The following are from one region of the Nocardioides marmotae genome:
- a CDS encoding phosphoribosyltransferase: MADEREREVLTYELFGTAVRELAQQVVDDGYEPDLVLSIARGGLGLGMGLGYALDVKNLSAINVEFYTGVDTRLEMPVMLPPTPEAVDLSGLKVLIADDVADTGKTLRVVQEYCADHVLEARSVVIYEKPWTVVHPEYVWRRTERWIDFPWSSQPPLVTRSRGLAH; this comes from the coding sequence GTGGCAGACGAGCGCGAGCGCGAGGTCCTGACCTATGAGCTGTTCGGCACCGCGGTGCGCGAGCTGGCCCAGCAGGTGGTCGACGACGGGTACGAGCCGGACCTGGTCCTCTCCATCGCCCGCGGCGGCCTCGGCCTCGGGATGGGCCTGGGCTACGCGCTGGACGTGAAGAACCTCTCCGCGATCAACGTGGAGTTCTACACCGGCGTCGACACCCGGCTGGAGATGCCGGTGATGCTCCCACCCACGCCCGAGGCGGTCGACCTGTCCGGGCTCAAGGTGCTCATCGCCGACGACGTCGCCGACACCGGCAAGACCCTCCGGGTCGTCCAGGAGTACTGCGCCGACCACGTGCTCGAGGCCCGGTCGGTGGTGATCTACGAGAAGCCGTGGACCGTGGTCCACCCCGAGTACGTCTGGCGGCGCACCGAGCGCTGGATCGACTTCCCCTGGTCCTCCCAGCCGCCGCTGGTCACGCGCAGCCGCGGCCTGGCGCACTGA
- a CDS encoding regulatory protein RecX, giving the protein MPDFRDDRPPPSWLGDVADGVDAWTQRAATPATPAVEDDAPRPSRTGVGRGAGSRSGGRSGGRSGGRPGGRSGSRRGRSTPPPEDPVAAGPPADPEAVARKILLDQLTGQARSRKQLADKLEAKDVPAELAERLLDRFEEVGLVDDEAFARAWIASRQPGKGLARRALAQELRRKGVADEVAREALDEIDPADEEEAARALVRKKLRSLSRVDDATATRRLVGMLARKGYGGGLAFAVVREELAQAGRDDDVLPEDPDLD; this is encoded by the coding sequence ATGCCCGACTTCCGTGACGACCGACCGCCGCCGTCGTGGCTCGGTGACGTCGCCGACGGGGTGGACGCGTGGACCCAGCGCGCGGCCACCCCGGCCACTCCCGCGGTCGAGGACGACGCACCGCGCCCGTCCCGGACCGGGGTCGGGAGGGGCGCCGGCAGCCGCTCCGGCGGCCGTTCCGGCGGTCGTTCCGGGGGCCGTCCGGGTGGTCGCTCCGGCAGCCGCCGCGGCCGGTCGACGCCGCCGCCCGAGGACCCGGTCGCAGCCGGGCCCCCGGCCGACCCCGAGGCCGTCGCCCGCAAGATCCTGCTCGACCAGCTGACCGGCCAGGCCCGCTCGCGCAAGCAGCTGGCCGACAAGCTCGAGGCCAAGGACGTCCCGGCGGAGCTCGCCGAACGCCTGCTCGACCGGTTCGAGGAGGTCGGCCTCGTCGACGACGAGGCGTTCGCCCGGGCCTGGATCGCCAGCCGGCAGCCGGGGAAGGGGCTCGCCCGCCGGGCGCTGGCCCAGGAGCTGCGCCGCAAGGGCGTGGCCGACGAGGTCGCCCGCGAGGCGCTCGACGAGATCGATCCCGCCGACGAGGAGGAGGCGGCCCGGGCACTGGTGCGCAAGAAGCTGCGCTCGCTCTCCCGGGTCGACGACGCCACCGCCACCCGGCGGCTGGTCGGGATGCTCGCCCGCAAGGGGTACGGCGGCGGGCTGGCCTTCGCCGTGGTCCGCGAGGAGCTCGCCCAAGCCGGGCGGGACGACGACGTGCTCCCGGAGGACCCGGACCTCGACTGA
- the recA gene encoding recombinase RecA, with the protein MAGDRDKALDSALANIEKQFGKGSVMRLGDETRAPLEVIPTGAIALDIALGLGGLPRGRVVEIYGPESSGKTTVALHAVASAQRDGGIVAFIDAEHALDPDYAKNLGVDTDALLVSQPDSGEQALEIADMLIRSGALSLIVIDSVAALVPRAEIEGEMGDSHVGLQARLMSQALRKMTGALNNSKTTAIFINQLREKIGVMFGSPETTTGGRALKFYSSVRLDVRRIETLKDGTDMVGNRTRVKVVKNKVAPPFKQAEFDIMYGKGISREGGLIDVGVESGLVRKAGAWYTYEGDQLGQGKENARNFLRDNPDLANELEKKILEKLGVGPTVDAEAEPAQPVGVEDF; encoded by the coding sequence ATGGCTGGTGACCGCGACAAGGCCCTCGACAGTGCGCTTGCGAACATCGAGAAGCAGTTCGGCAAGGGCTCGGTGATGCGGCTCGGCGACGAGACGCGCGCGCCCCTCGAGGTGATCCCGACCGGGGCGATCGCCCTGGACATCGCCCTCGGCCTCGGCGGTCTGCCGCGCGGCCGGGTGGTCGAGATCTACGGGCCGGAGTCCTCCGGCAAGACGACCGTCGCCCTGCACGCCGTGGCCAGCGCCCAGCGCGACGGCGGCATCGTGGCGTTCATCGACGCCGAGCACGCGCTCGACCCGGACTACGCCAAGAACCTCGGCGTCGACACCGACGCCCTCCTTGTCTCCCAGCCCGACTCCGGTGAGCAGGCGCTGGAGATCGCCGACATGCTGATCCGCTCGGGCGCGCTGTCCCTGATCGTCATCGACTCGGTGGCCGCGCTGGTGCCGCGGGCCGAGATCGAGGGCGAGATGGGCGACAGCCACGTCGGCCTCCAGGCGCGCCTGATGAGCCAGGCGCTGCGCAAGATGACCGGTGCGCTGAACAACTCCAAGACCACCGCGATCTTCATCAACCAGCTGCGCGAGAAGATCGGCGTGATGTTCGGCTCGCCCGAGACCACGACCGGTGGTCGCGCGCTGAAGTTCTACTCCTCGGTCCGCCTCGACGTGCGCCGCATCGAGACCCTCAAGGACGGCACCGACATGGTCGGCAACCGGACCCGGGTCAAGGTCGTGAAGAACAAGGTGGCCCCGCCGTTCAAGCAGGCCGAGTTCGACATCATGTACGGCAAGGGCATCAGCCGCGAGGGTGGCCTGATCGACGTCGGCGTCGAGTCGGGCCTCGTCCGCAAGGCTGGCGCTTGGTACACCTACGAGGGCGACCAGCTCGGCCAGGGCAAGGAGAACGCGCGGAACTTCCTGCGCGACAACCCCGACCTCGCCAACGAGCTGGAGAAGAAGATCCTCGAGAAGCTCGGGGTCGGCCCGACCGTCGATGCCGAGGCCGAGCCGGCCCAGCCGGTCGGCGTGGAGGACTTCTGA
- a CDS encoding molybdopterin-dependent oxidoreductase, whose translation MRAPRSEDFTSPLHGPALASRVGPALGVCFAVCFLTGLLSHYAQQPSQPVPFPTSPAWGYRLTQGLHVVTGTAAVPLLLVKLWTVYPRLFQRPARLDLRHLALTALERLSVLVLVASAVFMLVTGLANASQWYPWSFSFRTTHYAVAWVAIGALVLHVAVKLPVVRDALRRPLDDDPPARSASLSRRGLLRATWLAAGVAVLATAGSTVPWLRRVSVLGVRSGDGPQGLPINTSAAAAGVTGTATAPGWALTVVHGARSVRLTRADLLALEQRTEELPIACVEGWSASGTWTGVRVRDLLDEVGAPRGSDVVVRSLQRSGPYRTTVLQARFADDDRTLVALALGGEPLALDHGHPARLIAPNRPGVLQTKWLDRLEVLA comes from the coding sequence GTGAGGGCGCCGCGGTCGGAGGACTTCACCTCCCCGCTGCACGGCCCGGCCCTCGCCTCCCGGGTCGGGCCCGCGCTGGGCGTGTGCTTCGCCGTGTGCTTCCTGACCGGGCTGCTCAGCCACTACGCCCAGCAGCCCTCCCAACCGGTGCCGTTCCCGACGAGCCCGGCCTGGGGCTACCGCCTCACCCAGGGCCTGCACGTGGTCACCGGCACCGCCGCCGTGCCGCTGCTGCTGGTCAAGCTGTGGACCGTCTACCCCCGGCTGTTCCAGCGTCCGGCGCGCCTCGACCTGCGCCACCTGGCGCTCACCGCCCTGGAGCGGCTCTCGGTGCTCGTGCTGGTCGCCTCCGCGGTCTTCATGCTGGTGACCGGGCTGGCCAACGCCAGCCAGTGGTACCCGTGGTCGTTCTCCTTCCGCACCACCCACTACGCCGTCGCCTGGGTGGCCATCGGCGCGCTGGTGCTCCACGTCGCGGTCAAGCTCCCCGTCGTCCGCGACGCGCTGCGCCGCCCGCTCGACGACGACCCGCCCGCACGCTCCGCATCCCTGTCGCGTCGCGGCCTGCTGCGCGCGACCTGGCTCGCCGCCGGGGTGGCGGTGCTGGCGACCGCCGGCTCCACCGTCCCGTGGCTGCGGCGGGTCTCGGTGCTGGGCGTCCGCTCGGGCGACGGCCCGCAGGGCCTGCCGATCAACACGTCCGCGGCCGCCGCGGGCGTGACCGGGACGGCGACCGCCCCGGGCTGGGCGCTCACCGTCGTGCACGGCGCCCGCTCGGTCCGCCTCACGCGGGCGGACCTGCTCGCGCTGGAGCAGCGCACCGAGGAGCTCCCGATCGCGTGCGTGGAGGGCTGGAGCGCCTCGGGGACCTGGACCGGGGTGCGGGTGCGCGACCTGCTCGACGAGGTCGGTGCGCCGCGGGGGAGCGACGTCGTGGTCCGCTCCCTGCAGCGGTCCGGGCCCTACCGCACGACCGTGCTGCAGGCCCGGTTCGCCGACGACGACCGCACGCTCGTCGCGCTCGCCCTCGGCGGGGAGCCGCTGGCCCTCGACCACGGCCACCCGGCGCGGCTCATCGCGCCCAACCGGCCCGGCGTGCTCCAGACCAAGTGGCTCGACCGGCTCGAGGTGCTCGCGTGA
- a CDS encoding class I SAM-dependent methyltransferase, producing MSPPDESFSTVFSHALRGEPCAVLGLGDAPQPLPVASWTAEADQHDREILGHCVGATLDIGCGPGRMAAALAAMGHDVLGIDVVHEAVGQTRDRGVAALRRDVLADRLPGEGRWGTALLADGNVGIGGDPQALLARAAGLLLDDGRVVVEVAGPGVRPTSGWARLQCDGTLSRPFRWAVLGLDDVGPVAGAAGLRVQETVEHGGRWVAVLRPSRT from the coding sequence GTGAGCCCGCCCGACGAGTCGTTCTCCACCGTCTTCTCCCACGCGCTGCGCGGCGAGCCGTGCGCGGTGCTCGGGCTCGGGGACGCGCCCCAGCCGCTGCCGGTGGCGTCCTGGACCGCCGAGGCCGACCAGCACGACCGGGAGATCCTCGGCCACTGCGTGGGGGCGACCCTCGACATCGGGTGCGGGCCGGGCCGGATGGCCGCGGCCCTGGCCGCGATGGGCCACGACGTGCTCGGCATCGACGTCGTCCACGAGGCGGTCGGGCAGACCCGGGACCGCGGGGTGGCGGCGCTGCGCCGCGACGTGCTCGCCGACCGGCTGCCGGGGGAGGGTCGGTGGGGCACCGCCCTGCTGGCCGACGGGAACGTCGGCATCGGCGGCGACCCGCAGGCACTGCTCGCCCGCGCCGCGGGCCTGCTCCTGGACGACGGGCGGGTCGTGGTCGAGGTGGCCGGCCCCGGCGTGCGGCCCACCTCGGGGTGGGCCCGGCTGCAGTGCGACGGCACCCTGAGCCGGCCCTTCCGCTGGGCCGTGCTCGGCCTCGACGACGTCGGGCCGGTCGCCGGCGCCGCCGGCCTGCGGGTGCAGGAGACCGTCGAGCACGGCGGCCGCTGGGTCGCCGTCCTGAGACCCTCGCGCACGTGA
- a CDS encoding TIGR04282 family arsenosugar biosynthesis glycosyltransferase has protein sequence MTRVLVVAKAPVPGRVKTRLAVDIGDEAAAEVAAASLLDTLAACADAVGPARCHLAVAGDLDDAVHGERVRRMAAGWRVTPQVGAGFAERLVHAHGEGPGPVVQVGMDTPQLTPALLLDVVTCLESHPGVLGPAEDGGWWVLGLRDPAAAAALGRVEMSTPTTYDDTRAALAGVGVPVAPAAVLRDVDTLADAEAVAAQAPDSRFAHTWREVRR, from the coding sequence ATGACCCGCGTGCTCGTCGTGGCCAAGGCCCCCGTCCCCGGCCGGGTGAAGACCCGGCTGGCGGTGGACATCGGCGACGAGGCCGCCGCGGAGGTCGCCGCCGCCTCGCTCCTCGACACCCTCGCCGCCTGCGCCGACGCCGTCGGCCCCGCCCGCTGCCACCTCGCGGTGGCCGGCGACCTCGACGACGCCGTCCACGGCGAGCGGGTCCGGCGGATGGCCGCGGGGTGGCGGGTCACGCCGCAGGTCGGCGCCGGCTTCGCCGAGCGGCTGGTGCATGCCCACGGCGAGGGCCCCGGCCCGGTCGTCCAGGTCGGCATGGACACCCCGCAGCTGACCCCCGCCCTGCTGCTCGACGTCGTCACCTGCCTGGAGTCCCACCCCGGCGTGCTGGGCCCGGCCGAGGACGGCGGCTGGTGGGTGCTCGGCCTGCGCGACCCCGCGGCCGCCGCCGCGCTGGGACGGGTGGAGATGTCCACCCCGACGACGTACGACGACACGCGGGCGGCGCTGGCGGGCGTCGGCGTTCCGGTGGCGCCGGCCGCGGTGCTGCGCGACGTCGACACGCTGGCCGACGCCGAGGCGGTCGCCGCGCAGGCCCCCGACTCCCGCTTCGCCCACACCTGGCGGGAGGTGCGGCGGTGA
- a CDS encoding glycosyltransferase family 2 protein — translation MPVCDLVLPCRDEAPALAALLPLVPEEFAVIVVDNGSSDDTAEVARRLGARVLREPVPGYGAAVHAGLLAATHDHVAFMDGDGSFDPAELLPLLEDVRSGRFDMAVGRRRPVERGVWPWHARAGNAVILAWLRRRIGIEVHDIAPIRVSGRAELLSLGVEDRRFGYPVELLQKVALAGWRVSERDVTYHPRAEGTRSKVSGSVRGTVRAARDFWKVLER, via the coding sequence ATGCCCGTCTGCGACCTGGTCCTGCCCTGCCGCGACGAAGCCCCCGCCCTGGCGGCGCTGCTGCCCCTGGTCCCGGAGGAGTTCGCGGTCATCGTGGTCGACAACGGGTCGAGCGACGACACCGCCGAGGTGGCCCGTCGGCTGGGGGCGCGGGTCCTGCGGGAGCCGGTCCCGGGGTACGGGGCGGCGGTGCACGCCGGACTCCTCGCAGCGACCCACGACCACGTCGCGTTCATGGACGGGGACGGGTCCTTCGACCCCGCCGAGCTGCTGCCGCTGCTCGAGGACGTCCGCTCGGGCCGCTTCGACATGGCCGTGGGCCGGCGCCGGCCGGTGGAGCGCGGCGTGTGGCCCTGGCACGCCCGCGCCGGCAACGCGGTGATCCTCGCCTGGCTGCGCCGCCGGATCGGCATCGAGGTCCACGACATCGCACCCATCCGGGTCTCCGGCCGCGCCGAACTCCTGTCGTTGGGCGTCGAGGACCGTCGCTTCGGCTACCCCGTGGAGCTGCTGCAGAAGGTGGCGCTCGCGGGCTGGCGGGTGTCCGAACGCGACGTCACCTACCACCCCCGTGCCGAGGGCACCCGGTCGAAGGTGTCCGGCTCGGTCCGCGGCACCGTGCGTGCCGCGCGAGACTTCTGGAAGGTGCTCGAGAGATGA
- a CDS encoding NAD-dependent epimerase/dehydratase family protein, with protein MRVLLTGSAGFIGATVARRLEERGDEVVRVDVMLENAHGAAEPPAGTHHLDVRDAAAWPDLLRGIDVVCHQSALVGAGVRVSDLPHYAAHNDLGTAALLAAMHEAGVDRLVLASSMVVYGEGRYACVEHGVQVPPPRRREALDAGDFENHCATCGRPLSWETVEEDARLDPRSAYAASKLAQEHYAAAWVRQADAAAVALRYHNVYGPGMPRDTPYSGVAAMFRSSLERGEAPQVFEDGGQARDFVHVDDVARANLAALDAVTGEGTGRFAAYNVCSGEPVTILDVALLVAEGTGEASGRRIEPEVTGGYRLGDVRHVVASPDRARAELGFSAQVRPCDGLPAFATAPLRA; from the coding sequence ATGCGGGTGCTGCTCACCGGCTCGGCGGGCTTCATCGGCGCCACCGTCGCCCGCCGGCTGGAGGAGCGCGGCGACGAGGTCGTCCGGGTCGACGTGATGCTCGAGAACGCCCACGGCGCCGCGGAGCCGCCTGCGGGCACCCACCACCTCGACGTGCGCGACGCCGCGGCGTGGCCCGACCTGCTGCGCGGCATCGACGTCGTCTGCCACCAGTCCGCGCTCGTCGGGGCCGGCGTGAGGGTCTCCGACCTGCCGCACTACGCCGCGCACAACGACCTCGGCACCGCCGCCCTGCTCGCCGCCATGCACGAGGCCGGCGTCGACCGGCTCGTCCTGGCCTCCTCGATGGTCGTCTACGGCGAGGGCCGCTACGCCTGCGTCGAGCACGGCGTCCAGGTCCCGCCGCCCCGGCGCCGCGAGGCGCTCGACGCCGGCGACTTCGAGAACCACTGCGCCACCTGCGGTCGCCCCCTGTCGTGGGAGACCGTCGAGGAGGACGCGCGGCTGGACCCGCGCAGCGCGTACGCCGCCAGCAAGCTCGCCCAGGAGCACTACGCGGCCGCGTGGGTCCGGCAGGCCGACGCGGCCGCCGTGGCGCTGCGCTACCACAACGTCTACGGGCCCGGCATGCCGCGGGACACGCCGTACTCCGGGGTGGCCGCGATGTTCCGCTCGTCCCTCGAGCGGGGCGAGGCGCCGCAGGTCTTCGAGGACGGCGGCCAGGCCCGCGACTTCGTCCACGTCGACGACGTCGCCCGCGCCAACCTCGCGGCCCTCGACGCGGTCACCGGCGAGGGGACCGGCCGGTTCGCGGCGTACAACGTCTGCTCCGGCGAGCCGGTCACCATCCTCGACGTCGCCCTGTTGGTCGCCGAAGGGACCGGTGAGGCGTCGGGCCGGCGGATCGAGCCCGAGGTGACGGGTGGCTACCGCCTCGGCGACGTGCGCCACGTCGTCGCCTCGCCCGACCGGGCCCGCGCGGAGCTCGGCTTCAGCGCGCAGGTGCGTCCCTGCGACGGGCTGCCGGCGTTCGCGACCGCGCCGCTGCGGGCCTGA